The following proteins are co-located in the Camelina sativa cultivar DH55 chromosome 12, Cs, whole genome shotgun sequence genome:
- the LOC109127951 gene encoding calmodulin-like protein 2, producing the protein MSRGSSNAFHEIERSITNAFRSADLNGSGKLGYHEFRRAIQAMKLMFHAEEVGHLLATHDLVGDGTISRESFIEIFKPSYKEAALLSAFASNKTDDDGFLGLKQLRLALIHLGLNLSEVEAYNLSRRCNDATGAFYKPVKVSFRSFCKLTSRACIYLHQANIHPGGGIWPAGMSL; encoded by the coding sequence ATGTCGAGAGGTAGCTCAAACGCTTTTCACGAAATCGAGAGATCCATAACCAACGCTTTCCGTTCCGCTGATTTAAACGGATCTGGGAAACTGGGATATCATGAATTCAGAAGAGCCATACAAGCGATGAAATTGATGTTTCATGCTGAAGAAGTTGGTCATCTACTCGCGACTCATGACTTAGTTGGTGATGGAACAATCAGCCGGGAGAGCTTCATCGAGATATTTAAGCCGAGTTATAAGGAAGCAGCTCTACTTTCAGCATTTGCGTCCAACAAGACGGATGATGATGGTTTCTTGGGTCTGAAGCAACTCCGTCTAGCTCTCATTCATCTAGGGTTAAACCTCTCAGAAGTGGAAGCCTACAACCTCTCTAGGAGATGTAACGATGCTACCGGTGCTTTCTACAAACCTGTGAAAGTGTCGTTCAGAAGCTTTTGTAAGTTAACCTCTCGAGCTTGCATTTATCTCCATCAAGCCAACATTCATCCAGGGGGGGGAATATGGCCAGCTGGAATGAGCTTGTGA